One stretch of Vicia villosa cultivar HV-30 ecotype Madison, WI unplaced genomic scaffold, Vvil1.0 ctg.000941F_1_1, whole genome shotgun sequence DNA includes these proteins:
- the LOC131632466 gene encoding IAA-amino acid hydrolase ILR1-like 4, which translates to MAFFIWVNLFIIIFNCFFTTTPVFSKSNTVPNFLDLAKDPQVFDWIVDIRRKIHQNPELCYEEFETSKLIRAKLDELGIPYKHPVAVTGVVGYIGTGLPPFVALRADMDALPMQELVEWEHKSKVGGKMHACGHDAHVAMLLGAAKILKDHEKYLQGTVVLVFQPAEEGCGGAKKIVDAGVLENVSAIFGLHVLNNLPLGEVASRSGPQFAGSGFFEAIISGRGGHAAIPQLSIDPILAASNVIVSLQHIISREADPLDSQVLTVAKFQGGGAFNVIPDSVTIGGTFRSFSRESFAQMRHRIEQVITGQAAVQRCNATVSFLEEEKPLVPPTVNNGDLHDYFQSVAKSLLGADKVKGMEPMMGSEDFAFYQEAVPGYIFLLGMEDVSIEHLPSGHSPYFKVNEDVLPYGAALHASLAVKYLAKLHQELPVVEVKYHDEL; encoded by the exons ATGGCTTTCTTCATATGGGTAAACTTGTTCAtcatcattttcaattgcttttttaCTACAACACCCGTCTTCTCAAAGTCAAATACAGTCCCAAACTTTCTAGATTTAGCCAAGGACCCTCAAGTCTTTGATTGGATTGTGGATATTAGGAGGAAAATTCACCAGAATCCAGAACTGTGTTATGAGGAATTTGAAACCAGCAAGCTTATTAGAGCAAAATTGGATGAATTGGGTATTCCATATAAACATCCAGTTGCAGTAACAGGTGTTGTTGGTTACATAGGAACTGGTCTTCCTCCTTTTGTTGCTCTCAGAGCTGACATGGATGCTCTTCCTATGCAG GAATTGGTGGAATGGGAGCACAAGAGTAAAGTAGGTGGAAAGATGCATGCATGTGGTCATGATGCTCATGTTGCTATGCTTCTCGGTGCTGCAAAGATTCTCAAGGACCatgaaaaatatttacaa GGAACTGTTGTTCTTGTTTTTCAACCTGCAGAGGAAGGATGTGGCGGGGCTAAGAAAATTGTGGATGCTGGGGTCTTGGAAAATGTCTCTGCCATATTTGGATTGCATGTCCTAAATAACTTGCCTCTAGGCGAAGTGGCGTCTAGGTCTGGTCCTCAGTTTGCAGGAAGTGGCTTCTTTGAAGCAATAATAAGTGGCAGGGGTGGACATGCAGCCATTCCTCAACTTTCTATAGATCCCATATTGGCAGCTTCCAATGTCATTGTTAGCTTACAACATATCATTTCTCGCGAAGCTGATCCCCTCGACTCTCAG GTTTTGACTGTAGCAAAATTTCAAGGAGGTGGTGCATTCAATGTTATTCCAGACTCTGTCACAATTGGTGGCACCTTTCGATCTTTTTCGAGGGAAAGCTTCGCACAAATGAGACACCGCATTGAACAG GTTATTACTGGACAAGCTGCTGTGCAGAGATGCAATGCAACAGTCAGCTTCTTGGAAGAAGAGAAGCCTCTCGTCCCTCCAACAGTAAACAATGGTGACCTGCATGACTATTTTCAAAGTGTCGCCAAGAGTTTACTCGGCGCTGATAAAGTTAAAGGCATGGAACCAATGATGGGATCTGAAGACTTTGCCTTCTATCAAGAGGCTGTGCCGGGTTACATCTTCCTCCTCGGAATGGAGGATGTCTCAATTGAACATCTTCCGTCGGGACACTCGCCCTATTTCAAAGTCAATGAAGACGTGCTTCCTTATGGTGCTGCGCTTCACGCCTCATTAGCTGTGAAGTATCTTGCCAAACTACATCAGGAGTTACCTGTAGTAGAGGTAAAATATCATGATGAATTATAG